TAACGACAAGCACGTCCACCACCTCGACCAACGACGCTCGCCGTGTCATCCGCAGGTGTAAGCACGACCGACACCACCACCTCCTCATCGTCGTGGGCTCCGATGGCGTCGACGTTCGCAGCAATGTAGAAGAAGCCGTTTAGCTTGTACGGAGGAGCGCTGATTGTGCCTCGACAGACGCAGCGAGCGAGCCCAGGAAGCGGGGTTCGTCGTGCGTGCTGTCGAGCTCCCTGTCCTCGCCTTCCGGCGTATTCAGCCACACCATGGCGGACACCTCGCCGGGGAATTCCGATTCGAACTCCAGCTCGACGTACAGCAGCTCGTCCACCGTTCTGCTCTTGCCCATGGATTCCTTGAGCATGGCAATGGCGGAACTCGGAGAGATGAGAGAGAAGAGCGGCGCAGAAGGGGGGAGAATGAGGACGAAGGGGCGATTTTATAGAGATGAACCGattcgtcgcaccgttggatgaaaggAAAATGCATCTTACGCCTTACGCGTGTCAATAAGGGTACAATCGTCTTTTTCGGCAAGAAGTTACCGGATGTGGTTATCGCGCGCGTGCCGGTAATTGCGGAGGACATGTGTCCCCACTTGCGCAACGTGTCGACCGTGCGTAACTTTGGACCCACACTTCGTTGACGTGACAGAGCCGTGGTTTTCAAGGaggtggtcgtggctatcgtcgcaATGATATCATCATGAAGGAAAATATCGGGTGGTTCTATCAAATATAGCGACAAATAAAACAACGAGTGAGCTAACTAGAAAAGCATCGGGAGCTTGTGATCAAATACAAAGCATTTGGtcacacgctcgggggctactcttatcagaaataTGGTTCATATTTCTGATAAGAGGGAGAGGTGGAAAAAGAAAATATCGAGTTGATACAAGATAAAATCAAAATTGAGCCTACAAACAAGTACAAGTACTTGCCTGTAGCCTctgggttactcccatcgggagcgccggtcgcgcacccgataaaaatgaaAAAGATGGGAAgccgacaatatagcgacaaaacaGCAAAaatgtgagcctacaaccaagtacaagcacttggccgtAGCCTCGGGAGCTACTCCACCGGGAGCGccggtcgcgcacccgatgaaatatgagGAGTGATTTTGTACATCTTCGAGTTAAaacataactcttcatatactcccatcgggaggtcaagaTAATACGACATCATATGACTCGAATAAATATGCCATTCCACCAGCcggaaaaggcactcgacaatatattctcagagcgcgtccgtTGCGaaaaaatctctgaatgccgtaatATTTTACGAAGGTAAGTCACCGGGAtctgtcctgtgtggcgtggtatcgcacctgaatgcgctctgctacttttttccgtatcaacagatgcgaagaaaaatcctaacggacgcgttaggtacctgatAAAACATGACTAGAATTTGGatcatggtaagaccttaagcggcacatgtcgaattacgccaaaGATACCGGGTCGAGTCCAGGGAtttgaccttgaagtaggttcttgcggattgccacgagagcgctTAATCGGTACCTGATCCgttagatgaaccagccccatttaccattatccctgcacaatatataATTATTTTATGAAGATTGTCTAGTAACTCGAAGAAATGGTGTGTTAATTATAATGACGGAGATTTTactcgattctacgattcaagcaaaatctcgggggctactgacatagacatccccaatgggcctgccgaagaaggtacccggggtttactgaaggcccatgacccaaGATTACGAAGTCTTAAGCCCAATAAAGCGCCGATATGGAAGTTAGAGATATATTAGGAATAGAGACTTGTAttatacgggacgaactcaaagagtctcccgctgtttgtaacttgtataaacacgaaaccctcggctccacctcctatataaggggagtcgagggagaaagaaaggatcgattcattgtcaacacaaccctagtttttagcagtcgagcaccttttcggctgaaaccttcgagatctacttgccctctactttccgcgaaaccctagtctacaacttgtaggcattgacaagttagaaCCTTATCACTcggagtttgtaacttgtacgacacgaaatccctcggctctacctcctatataaaggggagccgaggggagaGAGAGGGATCGATTCATTGTGAACACAGCCACCGTAATTCTAGTCGAAACACCTTtgtcggctgaaccttcgagatctacttgccctctacttcttacgaaaccctaagtcaacaatccgtaggcattgacaagttaataccttgtcaaccgGTGATGCAACAATCATCGATGATGATGATTCAAGTGACGAAGGCAAGAAGAGAAGCTCCACTCCTCACTCTCTCAACAATGGGCGGATGAATGTGCTTGGTAGGAAGACCACCAAAGATATGAAGGGAAAGAAGGCCGGAGATGATGACATTGCCATTGCTATAGAAAGGATTGCAAATGCAAGGTTGCAAGCAAATGAAGATAGGAAGGTGGCAAGAAACTTGGAGAAAGAGGCTATGGATGCTATGGAGGCTCGGAGAGCCGCATTGGAGAAGAGGCTTGCCACCAACGAGGAGAGGAAGTTGGCTTTGGAGGAGAAGAGGCAAGCCAACGAGGAGCATCTACGCctagtggaggaggagaggaagtTTTTCTTGATGGATACTTCCCATATGGATGAAAGGCAAAAGGCAAAAGGAGTATGCCAACCTTGCTCGCGACGAAGTGTTGGCCAAGAAGAGATTGTTGGTAGCCAACATGAACACACCCACGGCCGGcatgtttggaggaggcatgCCCATGTTTGGAGGAGGTATGGGAGGACTGACCGGCATGGGAGGCATGCCCGCCATGGGAGGCTttggaggcatggccggcatgggagaaACAAGCTATGGAGGAGTCTTCGGAGGGACTATGGGAGGCTCGGTGAGTGGTGTGTATGGGACTATGGGAGCACCACCTGGAGGATTCGTGGCCTCCATGGATCCTACTATTTCTCCTTCAACccaggatgacgatgaagaagaaggaaaagaagGTGATGACTTGGAAAATGCGGAAGTGTGAGATGCATTTGTGATATGCAAATTGTGTGTTGcactttgtgtccatttgaaccatatgttgTGTGTCGTTGTTGAACTACGTCATGTTGCGTGTCGTTCTTGAACTATGTGATGTGTGTTGcactttgtgtccatttgaactaTGGTAGATCATTTGTTTCATGATTTATATGTAAGTGCTTGATCTTGTTGAATGAATAGTAGTGTAGAAAGTTGTTTTTCGCGCCCGCACGCTCTGTATTTTGGCGCGTCCGGCGGAGGAACTTTTTACCGCCCGAGCACGCGCTGCAATTTTGATACGTCTGGCGGGGCAAATTTCAGTGCAGGACGCGCTATACGTTTACATCGCGGCGGAAGCGACGTTTAGCGCGCCAAAATTTAGTGCGCGTGTTGGAGATGCTGGTAGGAAATGGAATGATATACGGAGTACTATGTTAGCCATTCGGTCGCACTCTACAGATAGATAGCGACGCCGCATCCGAATTTCGCATCCGCCAATGCCGTCCGTGCTCGTGCTCTGCCGCCTGAAGCCGGACGTTCTCGCTGACCTCGCCGGCCGCTTCCGCCTCCTCGACTCCCAGGCCTCGCCGCTCCCACTGGACGCCTTCCTCGTCGCCGCGGCCGCCGACGATGATCCCCCGCGCGCGTCGTCGTCCCTGTGCAGCGGCGTCGTCCGCATCGACGCGGCGTTTCGGACGCGGTCCCGTCGCTGGGCTGCATCGTGTCCGTAAGCGCCGGCCTCAACCAGGTCGACCTCCCCGAGTGCGCGCGCCGCGGCGGCCGCTGCCGCCAACGCCGCGGGGATATACTCCGCCGACGTCGCCGACTACGCCGTCGGCCTCCTCATCGACGTGCTCCGCGGCGTCTCCGCGGGCGACCGCTTCCTCCGGCGCCGCGGCGAGTGCCTCCTCCCCCTCGTCGGATCCAGCCTCCGCGGGACGCGCGTCAGATCATCGGCCTCGGCAGCATCGGATCGTGGATCGCGAGGCGGCTCCAAGCATTCGGATGCGTCGTCTCGCACCACTCCCGGCGGCGCAAACACGACACCTCCTACACCTACCACCCCACGATCCTCGACCTCGCCGCGAGCTCCGACGTGCTCGTGGTGGCGTGCGCGCTGACCGCCGAGACACGGCACGTGGTGGACAGGGTCGTGCCGGACGCGCTGGGGAGCGGCGGCGTGCTGGTGAACGTGGCGCGCGGGGCGAACGTGGACGAGGCGGAGCTGGTGAGGGCGCTGGCGGAGGGCAGGATCGCCGGCGCCGGGCTGGAGGTGTTCGAGGACGAGCCCAACGTGCCGGCGCAACTGCTGGGCATGGACAACGTGGTCTTGACGCATCACCAGGCCGCGTTCACCCCGGAGGCCATGGCCGACCTCGACCGCCTCGTGGTCGGCAACCTCGAGGCCTTCTTCGCCGGCTCGCCGCTGCTGACACCCGCCCTTGTCTTCCACTAATCGTGCCGAAGTCGTCAACACAAAACATGAACTTGGAGTCGAAATAGTCGTGAGTTTTTTTACCCTGGGTTTGGGAAAGAAAAACTAGCTCATATGTATACTTCTCTGCCCGTGTTCTTCAGATCTTGATCTTCTTGCGTGCTGAAATGTTTGGATCACTAACATTAATTTCTAGCGCGCTTGATGTCGTTTTCTAGTTACAGAGCACTGTGTGTACTCCACCACAGATCATGTCTGCTGGTGGCTTTACTGTCTCGATCTGTCCCTCTAAACATTTCAAGGCAAACAAATTGCTTCTCGACGGACCGACGGACTGATTGCAAAGATTTCAATGGATAACATGAGGCCACCGCCACCGTCCAGCGACGAGAGGCCGCTGGTGCTCCTAGCGCAGCCGCTCTTCCCGGAGTTCGCCGCCGCGCTCGCCGGCCGCTTCCGGTTCGCTTTGGCAGCTGACGCGGCGGACACCGCCGAGGGGAGGGTGCTGCTCGTGGGGTTAAAGCCTGTCACGGACGAGCACCTGGCCGGGTTCCCGGCGCTCGAGCTCGTGGTGGGCATCTCTGTGGGCGTCGACCACGTCGATCTTGCCGCCTGCAGGCGCCGTGGGCTCAGCGTGACTAACGCTGGTGCCGCGTTCGCCGTCGGTCTCGTCGTCACCGTGTTCCGTAGGGTGGCTGCTGCCTGGGACCAGGCGACCAGGCGACCAGGAAAAATTAATATACACTGAAGACCAGGCGACGTATGATTCCTCTCATTAACAGTATAGTGTTCGATTTCCATGTTGCTCTAGAGAACTCTAGAAAATACAGATTTTAAGATTTTATTGGTTTAAAGGAAAAAAGTGAAGGAATACCATATACCTATGTAGTCGTCCTACTGTAACTACTCATCCCAAGGATCCAAGAAAATTAGAAATTGTGATTTTTCTTTGTTTGGTCCCAGCTACAAACAAAAAAGTGGAGAATTTTATATGCCCCCCTAgacctttgttttgaaatttcatGCACGAAAATGAGACAAAGTCTTTCATGACATAATAGTATCATCAACATACTTTATCGGATTTGCTGGAAATTAGGCGTCCGGTTTTTATTATGTTTAAGTCATCTCTTCAGCTATTGATTTGCCTCATGATTCGGGGTGATATGACATTTGCAAGTTggttgcaactaagatttttGTAGTTGCAagattgcaactgagattttcctTGTTACAAGTTGGTTGCTACCGTAGATTTTACTAATTGCAAGTGGATTGTGACTGAGAAAAAAATATCCACACCATTGAATTCTCTTTAAGATTCGTGTTGAACTATGAGTTGCAACTAGGTTGTAACTAAGAATTAGTGACGTCGTGTGACTGAGATTTAGTTAAGTCTAAGTCACCTAATTAAGATCTAGACGTGCCCATACTTTATATGTGATTTGACTTTAATTTGACGTGTGTTTGCAAGTTTTCATCCTATGAACCAAACACCTAGCCCCACCATAATTTTACCATCATTGATACTTTGTTTTGCACAAGCATTCCTATAACATGTCTCTATTTTTTAATTTCTATATTTAAAAAATCAGCCAACTAAGGAGATGCTTTTGTCATTGTATAGAAAAGAGAGGCTGATGTGAGTTTGGCGTTTTAGTGCTCGCGCAGTAGCAATTATTTTCTTTGAAAAGAAAATCAAAAACCACATTTTGAGGTTTGAAAATATTATGAACAAATCGAGATGTAGTCAATGATGTGTTGTACGTGTGCGCAAAATATGAACGCGaaatactttgtattttgcacGCTAAAGGAACACATCATTGGCTACATCTATAATATTTTTCCCGTTTGATAGTTTAAAGAGGATCGAAAATTAAGTTAGTTCTAGATCGACTTTAGAACCGCTAGATTTGTATCGCCCTAGAAATTCCAAACGGGAGAGAGGAGACAGAGTGCTAAACCCAGGGCAGGTTAACTATTTGCGCAAAGTGCATTACCATGATGCGGAAGACCGCTCATTTCCCCCTCCCCTGCTCTTGCTCAACTACACTTGCCTTGAGAAGCTCCCTTCTCTGACCGGACCGCCGACGGTCGCTCCGCCGGTTTAGTTGGCCGGAGTTGGTCTTGGTTTGGCATCGGAGTAGCTTTGGCGATCTTCGGCCGACATGGTGCGCATCTTCAACCTCCGTTTCGGAGGCTCTTCTCTGTTTCTGCTACTGGAGCTCGACCCTTCTTCGTCACCAAGTTGTGTGTCCCCGGTGGCTTAGAGGCGTCTAGTGGCGACTGATCTTCGTTAGAAGGAGGTGCTTGAACACTCTGCTATTGATCCTCGGCGGCGACGCCTTGAGGATGCCGCCGAGCTGTGGCAGAGACACCATAGGACTTGATTGCTTTCTTCTTTCTTTCTAGGGGTGTTTTGTGAATATTGAGGCCTTATCTTCAATACTAGGTTCTTTAGGGCGAGATTTATTTTGGGTCTCCTTGTAATTTATACGTGCGAGGTGCTTTTTGAATGAAAGATCCACCGGGGTCTTCTAGACCCCTCATTTGTTTAAAAAAATACCATGATGCTACCCTT
This region of Lolium perenne isolate Kyuss_39 chromosome 2, Kyuss_2.0, whole genome shotgun sequence genomic DNA includes:
- the LOC139835378 gene encoding glyoxylate/hydroxypyruvate reductase HPR3-like, which codes for MRPPPPSSDERPLVLLAQPLFPEFAAALAGRFRFALAADAADTAEGRVLLVGLKPVTDEHLAGFPALELVVGISVGVDHVDLAACRRRGLSVTNAGAAFAVGLVVTVFRRVAAAWDQATRRPGKINIH